accctgagaaaaacctcacctgcctgtagccctagtaattatgaagaccttgattagcttgttcaggtgtgtttgattagggttggagctaaactacaggacagcggcactcccagttagctggatttgatggTTGGTGTTTTCACTTGATCTTTAATTgtttggttcttcgaagctcatcccggacttgctgtcatagcaacaggtccgtaagcttaaacctgcttgggagcaggtttatttcatttaaacaagATTAGATCGCAGatattatgggagtggcttgatggagcgcaggagatgcagataacttgatcttgagccttaagaaactttaattaatgccgTCAcgtaacattaaaattaaatgaattgctaattgcAACATTTCTTTGGCTGCGTCCGATGCATCCGACACATTTTCTCACTGACACGCCCCCAATACAGAAACTCGGGGCTTAAAGAAAATTTTGAGTTTCCCACTTGTAATAACGACTTTGTGGTGGCGTTCATGTGCGTTCAACTTGTAAATATGATCTATCCGATATaacttgaaggcagcattaggCCCACCCCAAATGCTCTCATTGGTTGAgaccaagcggcaacctcccgctccctctcttgaaaccaacatggaagtgactaaaactgcaattcatcgtctggccgctggaggctggctccaaaagggagtcagTCCCATAGACTCAATGTTAAAAtacccaactttacagcagaaaaaaaacatgtttgcagcctggtacaaaaaattattttagtcaATATAGGtaattttgcccttcatgacaactgtgagggggtgaatttttttagaactcatccgtttaaattatatcaagccttaaagttctgcataattaagggcgtggccacttgagtgacaggtggattgcCGTTGCTGTCACCACTGTCGCGCTTGgcgggcgtggtttcagtaaccggcTCCACCCACatcccgcctttttgcccattttcgattatgTGTGAGTGACGCGCTGCCAAGATGGCGACGGCCATCTCCGCCCACTTTGagcttcaaaaatgctctttagaaacctacgggtgacgtcacggacactacgtccatttttttacagtctgtagccctattcggacgggactagttttctaaactacgtttgagtttcgattcttatcacttgacgtctgcgattttcatgtaccaattcggacgggactaacatctctgtgtttattacagaggtgggaggggctgttttgtacatctgggcgtttcagaggtcacgcgctctgtatgcgtgcattgcgtgtcattcggattgattaccattagtataacagttttactacaaataccatggtgaagtatagcaaaaccatgttaatgtgtggttgctttagttttactttagttatttaattgtagTAAACCCgcgtttaattttcataaaggtgcatatgtaattaaaacattatgtaattgagtgcagaaatgaacgcaagtaattttacctgacgcagatattacaatagccagtctgaatggtttatgtgatctgactcttgattttattattgtttttaatttatttacttatttttttccttgctgggaggcaaatatatcaaacatgagcgcggtaagagcgtctacggtaattaacgttggccaaaacacacaaggaaacgcgttatgaaaaaaaaactcaccggcaatcacagacatcgcattcggacgggattagttttctcagaggatcactgagtttgctgaaaaacagtaggtaatttgctctggaattattacagaggttctgtgagaaaaacacagacatggcagattcggacgggattaaaatcaccaagtacgtctgtgaaacagaaatttctctaacgaccccctgtaaaactagtcccgtccgaatagggcttatgGTTGAGACGCGTGATGCCGCCAATGCCAAGCCAGGACTGATCAACATCCCACCCCTCCTGTGACCCATGGTTTGTCTGTATGTGAATTCAGAGCCAGTGAGTtggattttcataataaaaaaaaaaaaagtgttaatttgCGATAAAATAATTGTCGGCATTAAtcaattaatatataaacgcgttaacttgcccagccctaataaaaatgttttcagtttttagttgaaaatggtgTTGTGTAAAACCCCCcacagagtttagctctaaccttGATCAAACTTACCCTGTAACATTCTAATAATCCAGAAggccttgattagcttgttcaggtgtgattgattagggttggagctaagcTCTGCATGGCTGGAGTTGAGAACTGCTGTGTTAAAGGAAGCCTTGTGTAATCCTTCAAGGCTTTTATTGTTCTACTTCAAGGATCCTCTGAAATCTAATCAGGTGCTCTTTTGCGAAAGACATTCTCTTTTGATCAGTGCTCTTCACTTGGGTTTAGTTTGGGATCGAACTTATTGACTGGTAACCTCATTTTCAAATAAGTTTGACAATTGATTTGTGAAATTGCATTTATCTGTAATTATCAATtgtaattaaaactgaaaaaatactttattgTCCCTGGAGGGAAATTTGTCTTGGACCCCACTGTGAAGGTCTCACAAACTATTCTCCTATTCTCTTTTAGTGAACTTTCAGTTAAGAATTGAGCAGTTTCAGTCAGGATTTTGCCATGATGTGGGTTTGTTTACATGGCAGAGTTCCTAGAAGACTAGGAGATTAGTTGAGGAAGAGCTATTTTCTTGAGATCATTAGTCAGTCAGTTCTCTGTGTACTTTTGAGCTTCGTTGTGCTCTAAAGTCACGTTTTCCATTTGTGTCCTTGTGCATTTGGTATTTGGCAGATTTgtatgaatgttttgttttttgttttttgttcaggTACTGTTGGGTAGAGGAAATCGAAAGGGTTTGAGTGGAGGGAGGCTTCAGATACAGTTCTCTCATTCACATTTTTTGGCCAAGCTGTCACACGTGCAATGACATATATTCAAAATGTCCTCATTAAAGTCAACATCTAGAACAGGGTTTTCCAAATGGGGATGTTGCAGGGGGTTTGTGATAGACTGTGGGagaaattaattgcaattaaatacaaatgtaaCAAATGTAAAGTAAACAAATACAGAATGgttgatttaaatgtaataagaCAAATAACAAACCTATATCACAAGCTAATATGCAAAGATGTTGTGAAATGTATTATGATGTTGCAGGAGGACTGACCCTGTAATAATTTTACTGTTAATCACTGTGagtaaaaatgtcctggctcccTCATTCATACTTGTGCAAAATGTGAtgattttctttaattttttttcccattaaCAATTCTCAACTGCTTGTCTTACAGATTCGACGACGAAGACCCACACCTGCCACTTTGTTCAAAGTAGCAGACCAAACATCTCCTGAGGATGACATCTCCACCCATCAGGTACCACAGTGTGACCTTAGTTCTGGAGGTTAAACTGCATTCATAATACATTCGCATGGaaaagatgaatgaatgaacaatgtTGAATTTATGTATAGCTTTATGTTGTGTATATCCCTAACAATAAACATACTGTGGCCTAGTGATTATACAGTGATGAtgataatatgtgaccctggaccacaaaaccagtcttaagtgtaaattttttcgaaattgagattcatgcatcacctgaaagctgaataaataagctttgcatTGACGTATGTGTTGTTAGGATCGGAccatatttggccgagatacaactatttgaaaatctggaatctgagggtgcaaaaaaatcaaaatattgagaaaatcgacttttaaagttgtccaaatgaattcttagcgatgcatattactaatcaaaaacgacgttttgatatatttacagtagtaaatgtacaaaatatcttcatggaatatgatctttacttaatatactaatgatttttggcataaaagaaaaatcaataattttgacccatacagtgtatttttggctattgctacaaatataccccagcgacttaagactggttttgtggtccagggtcacatatagattatatacatatactgttgTATCTCTGTGATACATGATAAATAATACCATTGCattaatatatgaaaaaaagcattttttcataataatttcaagatttgtttttgctgttgtttatccatttttttcatctatttaccagaaaattttaaatattcctTACTTGAagtaatataaacattaaataaaataaatataaaatttaaaaaaaaaatttttttcatttattttgttcaattactaaattaccaaaaaaaactaaataaactacaaacttaaataaaaactatatagacataaaaatcacaaaaacacacaacaaaattactaaaactctaaaataaaatgaaaatgaaaacagaaaaaaggaataaaatagtACATCAATGGtactaaaactattataaaattaaaaattattataattaagcTGAACATTAAGGAATTAAGGAATATGAATTCATTGTACAAGTATTATAtgtaatcattattttaatttatataataataatttatgattttgcataatattttACCTATATACTTTATTAGTACATTATGATATTTGATATTATACGTCTgattttaaggatttttttacctctgtataataaaaataattgtgtaGGGTTGACATTTGATGTCCGATGTAAAATCAATTGAGGTGTGTGTAATATCATACGTCCATTTAACGTATATGCTATCTTCAGTGGGTTGTAGGAGAAAATGGTGTCCTCAAACCAAAACGAATCAACCCAAATATCTACCAGCCACCATCATTAAAAGGTAAAAGCCTGTAGTTTTGCCTGCAATGTGTGATCTGTACCCACTGTATTGTGTATATTCCTTTGGTATACATATTGTTTCTGAAGACTTTCCTGCACTGTGCCGGCCCTGGGCTTAAAAGCTCTCCCAAGCTGCAAGTCTGTTTTTCCCATTTTACCATGCGTGTGTGTAAGATTAGAgatggtgacagctgtgatggGTGTGAGTCTGTGCTGCTCTGGATCATCCTGGATTACAGCAGATAGCATAcagctgcaaacacacacagttttaGAGGACAGACGTCCATCAGAAACATTCACCATCAGACCAATGCACTACAAAGACTGTGGCCCACTGAGGACAATCTAGATTACTAGATTATGTCAACATAATGGTGCTGTTGGTTTCATCTTTGGCTCCGTTCAGATCTATTTTCATTGATggagcaaaaataaacaataactggccgtattttgtctaaattgtaacttaacttattgtttataaaaattCCATTTGATATCAAGGTGATATTGAGTTTGACAGCACCTACTGCTTTTCTAATATTGCTTAATTGTCTcaattagaggtcgaccgattcagcagttttgccgattaatcggcacctatagttgattgccacaactatcggttatcggcaaaaatccatgccgatagttttccggtttgcaaccgttgctggagtggctgagaagggtccgctggcattatacagtgcgagagcggcctctagaggcggaaatcactgacagcacgtgttgtttattttgacacgtgacactgcgcactgcacagagcgggaaactctaGACtctcatttaaatacagccgacagaaaagcctgccgcggaacagagcgccattcacatagtaatgatataacaaattatatttgtcccaaatcgttgtgaatgtacataatgacttcaccctaggttataaattatgtattgtgcatttttcagcaaaatgtttgtctttctgtggctctaataaagtctgtatgcttcatgtagagagctgtaatacagattgcgcgttctctttccgcttgctctgttttttttttttaaacaccgaacttcaaactcattcaTGCCACAATGTTcgttcttgaagcaaacttatgtccgtttggtgatttaaataagttatttaATCACGTTatagcgtctggtgtgtgtgtgtgtgtaatacctctgagttctcctagacacagcgctgcgcttttgcccggtgtgtgactaacttttttttttttttttgattagataattatcaagtgttaaaaaatagaagcaaataaagtgtgtgagtacacatacaatatccatatgtatgtaattttaatgctatggccttgtgtagatatttaaacatggccatctttaagcatgactgttgaaattaaatggtaacacttaacaataagagtcaattcatagcattaatgaaaactgtagaagtattgttccttgttagagtgtgttcatttcaacattcactattagctactaataggctaaattttacatttttaaagtttcttcttttaacattagcaaactatgaaataactttaatgatcaatatagtaaataatattaatatatttattcatttacaaagtatggttcagtacacttttttttaaatagtaaagcactagctctctttcagtatccattttgaaaactatcagttgattaatcggtatcggccagtgtggtccaacctagctatcggtaaaatccactatcggtcgacctctagtctCAATTGATCCATTATTCTCTATGAGAAACTGTAGAAGCTTGTTTTCACCACaggataaaaataaaaggtaattgttaattatttcatattaactcacaattctgaggggggaaaaaatcagaattgagatatgTGTCACAATTTCatgaaaaaaacagaattgtgagagaaaaatagcaattacattttcattttttattccatCATGAGAAAAAAGAATTGTAAGATGTAAACTCTTGAGAAAGAATTGCGAGAAAGTAATccagaattctgactttatatcttgcagttcTGAGTTTCTATACTGGAATTCTGCATTGTGGgacaaaaagtcaaaattacctttattattattattttttattctatggCAGAAaccaaagggggaaaaaaaaaatggacaatgacaaatttgttttattagtaaTGCGTGAAATTAAAAGAAGGGAAAATAGCTATGCATTACTGTGATATTGTCTCTGAATgtgtgttttgtctgttttgtgAACTGCCTATTTGTGAAAAGACAGGTGGTTTTCCCTGTCCATACATGTCCCGTCATTGTAGTGGAAATAAACCCCATTCTGGTTGGCACAGCGCAGAAGTCTTGCTAAAACGTAAACAGACCCATCCCTCTTTacctgtgtttgtgtatgttccTGTGTTGTCCCTTGTGGTTTGATGATCCCTGATTTGTGAATCCccctgagtgtgtgtttgtggtcgTGTGTTTATAGCCGTGCAGCAGATGGCTGAAGCTCACATGCAGAAAATAGGTGTGTATCCTCATGTAGAGGAGGAAGGGGAGGAGCCTATTCACAGAGGGGGGGAGGAGATTTCCTCATCCTGCACACCTGGTAATCTTAATGTCACATCACAGATGAACCCTCCACATATACATGTTACGTTGTCagtattatattttgtttttttatcatttaatttgaaatgGTTACTGCTGAATGTTCACATCAGCCTTGCAAAAACAATAGTAAGAGAAACTTATGTCAGATTAATATTACTAAATACTTTCTACTATTATAACTATTAGTGTTAAAGGGGTAAATGTAAAGAAAAGTCAAAAGTTAAgttgtaatgtttatttcaatatttctattgcattatgcaaatataataaatatatttaatttcagaagTTAATGgcgattaataaaataaattaataattgttttattttttattacatttctattGAATGATGCTTTAAACGGCAACAAAACAACAATGCCAAATAATGTGAACTGTTACTGTTACAGTATTCTGTTAATTATATCAGTAAGTGATAAAGACGCAGATAACagttttcagtaacactttattttaaggggtCCTttttacatgttacatgtacttactattataataacaatgaattatgcataattacatgcaagtaaccttaaaccaaaccctaaccctaaccatatagtaagtgcaTAGTTAATGTTActcagtatttaaatgtataattgcactgtaacaagaacacctaaaattaaagtgttacctaGTTTTGTAGGTAATATTGTAGGCACACATTTAGACTCAATTATCACTGTTTTTATGCAGTTTGAGGTGGACTTTGGGTTATTGGGTTTTTAAAGACTTGTTTTTAGTGGGAAATCTTAAGttacttattttttaacatttcacaaATGTGATCTTGGGTTCAGAGTACAGTCTTTTATTGTGTATCTCTGGGGTTTTTTCCACTAAATTTTAGTGCAAAtttctgctttttaataaaatttaataaataaaaaaaaaagtattttatttaacattgttTTCTTATGTTGTGCTACTCTCTCTACATATTGTATTTGCATGTAGCATTCAACCAAAAACAGTTAAATATGAGATTATCTGTTGAttccatattttatttaataaatactcATTTTAAAGATTCACAGGAGCAAAGGGGCATGGCAGAGCACCAGCCCGGCATGAGAAAGGCAGGAGCCACAGCACCAACcgatgaagaggaggaggaggagggggaggaggaagTAGAAGCAGACAATATGGCAGATGATGAGTGCAGGAATGTGGACTGATAAAGTTTGAGGAACTTTAGAGATTTTTTCATAATGCAGAACCTTGTTTGGAGATAagaattattgtttattgattaCTGGCTGTCAATAATTCTATCACTTGATAAAAACGGCTGTCTATTTGTATTCAGAGACAAAAAGAGACTTAGAAAACTCTGAAAGACTGAAATTTTGGAGTGGTCAAACAATCTCAAACAATTCATTCACCCCTACATTGCCATGAAATAGAAATGCATAAGGTTAGTAGTTATCTAATATCATCCCTGCGTTTCATACATTCGAACAAAAAGGTAAAGTACAAATGTTTAGTTCTATGAGCAGCGCAGTATGAATGTGAAGTGTTGAGAAATGTGTTAGTGTTCATATCATgtcatgttttgtgtgtgtgtgtgtgtgtgtgtgtgtgtgtgtgtgtttgagtaaCAGTATGTTTTGTGATCGGTGCGTTTCTTTGGGCCTACACTGCCATCTGGAGTACAGAGAATTGTTATACTGAATCCCATGAAATCATTTGCCAAAAACAATAATCCCAGAGCACATGGAAAGGCTCAATATCTAAGTATTTAGCAgcattattatttgttaaaCCATTGCCAACATCCTGGCAGTTGGATCACACTTCAAACTACAGTTAATTTAgcagaaacaaaaaaagaatgtttataattacaaatataattatatttgcatatttataaatataaaaataaatgactaatttctaaaaatgatctaaaataaattctaaattcaCCATTGGTAAATGTGGCAAAAACGTTTCAAATACAAAGATTTGAAgagtactttaaaaaaacaaacaaaaaaaaacagctgataaagacTGCAGTTATATAAGTATTCCAATAAaggctgttttgtttttacatggaGTGGACCATATTAAGATCACAAATACTATTTTGCTTTATCGCACTGTTTTGGAAGACTTTTGCCTCATGCAACTAATCGTGGCTGACTGTGAATAACACATTCCTACAATGTTGTCTTTGTGATTCATTTGTGGTTTGTCAATAACATCGTGATCAAAGCTGCtataaaaatcatatttgcaTAAAGAATAGAATTCACATCTCTTCATATGACTGTATTTGGTTACAGATAACAAAAAACTCCAAATTCAGTGCCTCGGGGTGAACGTTCAGTGCACATGTAAATCAGGAACACGTAAATAATTTCAGTCGATTACTGTAGTTAACAACTTGCATTAATATTAGCTGGGTAACTTATTACTTATCTTAGTTTTTAAGTTTCTTCCTTAGCAAAATCTTTTAAGGGAAAAATgttgaactatttttaaaaatgatcgataatgatttaaaatgagaAGCCAACAGCCAAGTGTTGCTTTTTTAAGAAATTGTATTgctttatattgaaaataatcatatttgtatGCATATATTCCTCCAAAGCTCATGCAGGTACATGTTGTTGATTTTGGTTAACGTACAATAGAAAATCTGAGAAAATGTACCCAATTAGTATCGCTATCCAAAGGAACTATGGAAATGTTTTAGGTTAAAGTCTCTGtatcaataaatatatttgcactgaattaaag
This portion of the Onychostoma macrolepis isolate SWU-2019 chromosome 19, ASM1243209v1, whole genome shotgun sequence genome encodes:
- the ppp1r1b gene encoding protein phosphatase 1 regulatory subunit 1B encodes the protein MDPSSPSEGPVEPKERRKIQFAVPPTEPTQLDPRQVEMIRRRRPTPATLFKVADQTSPEDDISTHQWVVGENGVLKPKRINPNIYQPPSLKAVQQMAEAHMQKIGVYPHVEEEGEEPIHRGGEEISSSCTPDSQEQRGMAEHQPGMRKAGATAPTDEEEEEEGEEEVEADNMADDECRNVD